The window CCGCACCGAGCCGCTCGCCGACCTCGAGCTTGCGGCGAATGATGCTCAGCGGCTCCGGCTGGCCGTGGCACAGCACCGTGAGCATCGCTTCGCGCTGCTCGGCCAGGCCCGGCAGCGGCAGGTCGCGCATGGCCGCGAGCGCGTCGGCGAGGCGCACCGTTTCGATCACGCTCGCGGATGACGCGTCCAGCCCCTCGTCGCGCATCAGCCGCGCGCCTTCGGCGACCCAGCGCAGGCCGGCGCGGTCCGGGCTTTGCCACAGATGCCGATACCAGCCCGGCGATTCGACACCCGCTCCGTAGCCGCTGGCATAAGCCAGGCGGTCATCGCTCCAGGGCACCCAGGTCGCCTCCACCTTCGTCCTGGGCAGGCCCTTGAGCAGCGCCGCGTCGTCCTTGACGGTCGCGGGCTTGACCAGCGCCGGGACGTGCCACGCGCCGCACACGACGGCAATGTTCTCGTAGCCGCGCTTCTGCGCTTCGCGGATGCGCGTGCGCATATGGGCTTCGCGACGTGCGTCGCGCAGTTCGGGGGCGCTCGCGTGTTCGCGCAACGCCGTCATCGCTTCCTCGATCGCCGCGAACAGTTCGCTCGCGTCGCGCCGTTGCTCGATCTCGACTTCCCACCACAGCTCGTGGTCATCGAAGCCGGCCGCGCGCGACAGCTCGCCGATCGGGTCCATGCGCCATGAAACCAGCGCGTCCGCGTCGTTAGCCGAGTCGCCCTTCGTATCCGCGAGATCGAGCGCCCCGGCATCGTCGGGCGCCGCCTCGCGCGGCTCCGCCTCATTCTCGCGCGCCAGCGTTTCGGCGAAGCCGTGCATCGCGGGCAGGTCCATGAACCACAGCGGTATGCGCTGCGCGCACGCGTGGCGGATCGCCTGCCATTCGGGCGAGAACTCGGCGAACGGATAGAACACGCCGAGGCGCGGCGCGTCGTTCGGGTAGATCAGCAGCGCGACGGGCGGCACCATGCCCGCATCGGCCGCGAACGCGACGATCCCGTCCGCTTCCGGCGGGCCTTCGAGCAGCACGATATCGGGCTGCTGCGCCGCCAGGGCCGCCTGCAGCGCCCGCGCGCAGCCGGGGCCGTGGTGGCGGATGCCGTAGTAGCGCACGGCCATCAGGCGACGTCCATGCAGGCGCGGTAGAAGTCCTTCCAGTCGTCGCGCTCCTTGACGACCGTCTTCAGGTACTCCATCCACACGAGCTTGTCCTGTACCGGATCCTTGACGATCGCGCCGGTCAGGCCGGCGGCGAGATCGGCGGCGCGCAGCACGCCGTCGCTGTAGTAGCCGGCCACGGCCATCCCGTGCCCCAGCACCGAAATCGCCTCGGCGGTGGACAGCGTGCCGCTGGGCGACTTCAGCCTGGTCTTGCCGTCTTCGGTCAGGCCGTTGCGCAGCTCGCGGAACACGGCCACGACGCGCCGCACTTCTTCCAGCGCCGGCTTCTCGGCCGGCAGCTCCAGCGCGCGGCCCAGTTCGTCCACGCGGCGGCTGACGATGGCGACTTCCTCGTCGAAGCTGTCCGGCGTGGGGAGGATCACCGTGTTGAAGCGGCGCATCAGCGCCGACGACATCTCGTTCACGCCGCGGTCGCGGTTGTTCGCCGTCGCGATCACGTTGAAGCCGCGCTGCGCCTGCACCTCGATGCCCAGCTCGGGCACCGGCAGCGTCTTCTCGGACAGCAGCGTGATCAGCGTGTCCTGCACTTCGCTCGGCACGCGCGTCATTTCTTCCAGCCGCGCGATCTTGCCGTCGCGCATCGCGTTGAGCATCGGGCTCGGCACCAGCGCCTGTTCCGACGGGCCTTCCGCCAGCAGGCGCGCGTAGTTCCAGCCGTAGCGCAGGGCCGTCTCGTCGGTGCCGGCCGTCCCCTGGATCAGCAAGGTCGAATTGCCGCTGATCGCGGCGGCAAGGTGTTCCGACACCCAGCTCTTGGCCGTGCCCGGCACGCCGTACAGCAGCAGCGCACGGTCGGTGGCCAGCGTCGCCACGGCGATCTCGATCAACCGGCCGCTGCCGATGTACTTGGGCGTGACCTCGAAACCGTTGTCCAGCTTGCCGCCGATCAGGTAGGTCTTCACCGCCCACGGCGACAGCGTCCAGTTGGCCGGACGCTGGCGCTTGTCGTGCCGCGCCAGTTCGGCCAACTCCTCGGCATATTGCACTTCAGCGTGTTTGCGCAGCACGGTGTTGAGGTTGGCCGTCATAGCGGCATCTCCTTGGTGAGGGTTTGTCTGGCGTGCGCGAGGGCGACGATGCCCCTGGCGCGATCGAGATTGAACATCGTGTCGGCGGGCGCTGCCGAGAGGCTGCCGGCGTACACGTCGACGACGGGTTCGAGCACGGCGAGATCGGCGTCCTGTACGCGCAGGAGCGCCAGCTCGATCAGGCCGGTCACGTCGTCATGCTGTCTGGTTGCGCCCGCTTCACGCTGGGCGCGCCAAGCGCCGGGCGCCGCCGTGGCGATGGCGCTGGCCACCGCGTTCGGCCACGGCGCGGGCATCGCCTCCAGGCCGCGACGGGCCGCGTACAGATTGCCGAAGGTCAACTGGCGGCACACCTGCTCGACACGCGCCTGCGCGCTCACCACCTGCCACAGGCGTTCCTGGTACGGATGCAGCACGTTGGAATCGGCCAGCGAGCGCCGCAGCAGCGGTTCGGCCCAGTCGGCCTCGCCGTGACGGCAAGCGGCAGCGGCGCAACCCGCCAGCAGCGCGTCGGCCCATTCGTGCGCGGCCATCACGTTCAGTGCGTCGTCAGGTGTCGCCGCCGACGACGCGGACCAGCGCGCGGGCGCAAGCGCCGCAACCAGCTGGCGCAGCCAGAACGCACGCGGACCTTCGCCCGGCGGCGGGTTGGCGGCAATGCCGTCCCGCTCCCAGTCCTTGGGCAATTCAGCGGGGCCCTCAAGTTGCAGGACCGGCTCGGCGCGTTTGCCGAGCATCGCGACCAGCCGCGATACGGCGCCGCTTGCCGCCGCGGCCGGCTGCCAGCGCAGGCAAGCGTCGGCACGCGCCTCCATGCGCTTGACCAGCGCCGATTCGGGCAGCCGCAGCAGCAGTTCGGCGGCACTCTGGCGCACGGCCTGGCTACGGTCGTCCAGCAGGCTTTCCAGCATCGGCTCGTCGGCCGGCGACAAGCCGTGCTGCAACACGGCCACGAACGCCTGGCGCTGCTCGGCCTTTTCCTTGGGCAGCACGGCCTTCAACACGTCGCGCGCGTGGGCCGCATCGCGGCGACGCAGCGCCGTCAGCGCGCGCACGCGCGCCGCCGTGTCGCCCTCCTCCCACGCCTGCAGCAAGGTCGCCTCGTCGTCAGCCGGAACCTGTTTGGCGGCCACGAGCGCCTGCCAGTCGGGATGCTGCGCGGCCAGCCAATGCCCGCGCCGCCCGATGACGGGCCACCACACGTCGAACCGTGCCGGTCTCGCGAACACGGACGGCAGGAGCGCATGCGGAAGGCGGCGGTTGGCGCGCGTCATGCGCGCCACCAGCCATTCGGCCAGGCTGCCCAGTTCGCCCGCAATCGCCGACGTCAGGATGGGGCCTAACGTGACCGGCGTTTCCGGCACCGGGTCCGGCTCGGCCGCCGGTTGAGCCGTGGCCGAAGCCGGCACGCGGCCGGCAGCGCCATAGACGGCCATGCAGCCCGCCTGCCACAAAAGACGTCGTTCCGGGCCGGCGGCGGGCAGTTGCCCGTCGATCCCGGCAACCGTCGAAACTTCCGCACCCGCATTGGCGGTGCCGATCAGGGCGGTGCGAACAAGCGCCTGCATCACTGCACTCCCGTCAAGACTTGATACCGCCCGTCCGCATACAGGCCCAGCGGGCGCACCGCCTGCCCGTCCCATTCCACGGCGACCGCGTGCGGCGCGCCGCCGGCGATCGCGGTCCACAGCCACTGATCGCGCCCGGCCAGCGGCAGCGCATCGCCGTCGGCGCCGACCACCCGCCACTGCCCGTTCTCGAACGCGGGAACGCACGCATCGAGCACGGTCGCCATACGCTCATGCCACGGGTTGAGCGCCAGCAGCGAGGCGGCCGCATCGAGCAGTTGCCGATGCGTGCGGACCAACGGGAACGTGCCGGGCGCGGCCGCGGGCGTCGCGACGCCCTTGAGCATCGCGCGCAGCGAACCGGCGCCCGGCCAGAACGCCAGCTCGCCTTCGAACGCGGTGCCGGGCAACCACGATGCGGCAAAGGGCTGGTTGCCCGCAGCGAATTGCAGCAGCAGCGCATGACGCCCGCTGCGCGTGCCGATCAGCCAGCTGCGCTGCACGCGCACCCGCTCGTCGGCATCGATGTGCTGTCCGATCACCTGCCAGCAGTCGAGTTGCGTGTCGCCATGCGCCAGCACCTCGTCTTCCCTCAGCGAGTAGCCGATCAGCTGGCGCAGTTGCTGTTGCAACGGCGGGTCGAGCTGATCGATGCGTTCGTACGCGCGCACGGCCAACGACAGGCGGCCCAGTTCGGCCAGCAGGATGTCCGGCCAGTCGGGGCGACTGCCGGGCAGATCGGCCAGCGCCCGCACGCGCGCGGCCAGGCCGCTGGCCTGCGCATCGACGAGACGTGCCGCCGCTTGCTCCCAGAAACCAGGCCCTTCGGCGGGCAGGCGTGCGAGGCCGTTGCGGACCAGGTCTTCGAGCCACACCTGCAGCGCCGCCAGGCCGTCGCGCACGCGCTGGTCGCGCTTCTCCGCCCGCTTTTGCTGCGCCGCCTCGTCGACGGGCGCGTCCGCTTTGGCGGTCGCGCGCGCCTCTTTCTTCGCGGCATTGTCGGCGCGCTTGTCGAGCCAGCTGGTGACCCATTCCGGCTCGTCCGTCTCCGCCACGGCGGCCGGCTGATTGGCGGCGAGCACCAGCAGGCCGAGCGCATGTTTGCAGGGGAACTTGAAGCTGGGGCATGAGCACTTGCTGGCGAAGTCGGCCAGGTCCACGCGCACCTGATAGGGATTCTTGCCGCTGCCCTGGCATTCGCCCCAGATTGCGCGGGCGTTGCGCCCGAGGAGCGGCCATTGTTTCGGCTGAGCCAGTTTCTTGCCGTTCGAGGCCGACCCGCTGTCGGGCGCAAGCGCAAGAACCTGTTGTTCGGTTAGCTGCATAGGGGCCGCGAAGTGAGTGGCGTTGCAGTGGTGTGCGGGGCGTGAAGTCGCTGCGTTCGGCAGCGTTCGATGCGGCGTGCTTCCATTCAGGCCAAATCGAATTCGGTGACACCTTTGACCTGGCCCTAGTATATCCGAGGGGGTTTGCGCCGCTGGTCGCTCATGGCCCGCAGGCGGCCGACCAGTCTAAGCCAGTTGTTTATGAAAGAAGGTCGTCGCGCAGTACCGGCCATCCGGCATCAGCGCGTAATTGGGCACATCCCCGACCCGCTGCCACCCTGCCCGCTCATACAGCCTCGCGGCATCGCTGCCGGTCACGGTGTCGAGCACGAGGACGGCCTTGCCCGCCGCCCGGGCCGCGTCATCCGCCGCGGCCATCAGACGCGCGCCGACACCCTGACGTCTTGCATCGCGATGGACCAGCATCTTCGCGACGTCGGCGCGATGCGGCTGGTTTTCGGGCAACGCGGTGATCAGTTGCACGGTGCCGACGACACGGCCGTCAGCACGTTCGGCAACGAGCAGGATTCGCTCGCCGCGAATGACGCCGTCGGCGACCTGCCGCCAGAACCTGGCGGCCGTGCTCCGCGAAATCGGCAACATGAAGCTGACGGATGCGCCGCCCTCGACGCAGTCGATGAGGACGTCGGACAACGCGTCGATATAGGCCATCACGTCGTCGCCATCCACGCGACGGATCGTTATCGGTTCACTCAATTTCTGCTCCGGGGTTCGTCGACGGACAGGTTGCACAGCGCGACAAGATAGCGAGCCGGACGGGCCGACGTGTTGCGATAGCCGATCGGACGGTCCAGCTTCATCGTCACGCAGTCGCCCGTTTCAAGTCGCCATTGCCGATCGCCATAGGTGACCTCCATAGCGCCGTCGATGACCCAGATCTGCTGATGGATGTCCGCGTCGCGCATCGCCGTTTCGTATGCAACCTGCTTGCCCGGCGGAAACTCGACTTCCACCAGCTGGATCGGCGACCACGCGGGCGGCGACAGGTTGCGACGCACATAGCCCGACTCGGGATCAGTCCACTGCGACTGATCGCGCAACGACGAATGCGGCGACAGCCCGGCGGAGGTCGAATCCTCCGCCGACTCGAACAGCGAGGCCACCGATACGCCGAGCGCCGTCGCGAGCTTGTCGAGCACGACGGCGGTCGGACTGCTTTGCCCCCGCTCGATCAGCGAGATGTTCGAGCGGCTGACTGTGCTTCGCTCGGCCAGGGCGTCGAGCGACCAGCCCTGGGCGTCGCGGAGATCGCGAATGCGGCGCGCGATCCGGGTGTGGATGTCCATGTTATCCAGTTTTATGGATAAAACATCCAGTAAACTAGATTATGGAATCGGCGCTGTCAACGCGGAACGATGGTCGAACCGCCGGGCAGGCATCAATCATGGCTGTCGTCGAGATAAGGCCAACCCGCGACATTTCTCATTCAGGTTGGAACACTGGAGGGCATCTCACGATGCCTGTGAGCAAAAGAAGCGTGACGGCGCGGCGTTTTGAATTTCCGCTCTTATTCGACAGCAACATCCATAGCAGATCCTCGTTCGGTCGCGCGATCGGAGAAGGAATGAACCAGGAATTGCCCGCGACGGAGGAGCGCAGCCGCCTGCACGGCGGACGGCGAACAGCACAGGTCATATTTGACCGCGACAGCCAACGCATGTTGTACCAACCGCAAATCGCCGCCGTTCTTTGCTCGACGGAGGAGGGTGGCGAGCAGCAATGGCGAGACCCGATCCTGTTCATCCGGCGTGAGCGCGTCGAACTGCCGTCGCCACGAAAGCGTTTCGGCCGCGTCGTCGACGAGATCGATCAGGGCGGCCGCCGCACCCCGATAACGCTGATCCGCGGACACGGAATCGGTTGGCGTGCCGCCGCGCCGCAAAGCCAACGAGCACAGGAACCCCATCACATAGTTTGCGTGATATGACGTCACGAGCGCATATTGCCCCTGCTCGTCACCCGTCAACTTGTCGTATTCGGCCGCAACGAAGTTATAGCCGGGCAGAAACCCCCGTTCGTCCGCCACAGCGGTGAGCCGCCGAAACGCGAATACGGCGGCGGGGCTCCATGGCAGACCGAGCATAGGCCACGTCAGCAGCACCTCCGCCGCGAGATCCAGGTCATCAGTGTCGAGCGCGAACGCAAGCGCGGTCTCGGCATCGAGGACAATCGCGGACAACTTGCGAGGCAGCCTCGGACGGCGATCACCGAAATCCGTTGCGTACATCAGCGCATGCGTAAACGCATAAACGTCGAGCCGGCTCGAACCGAACGCGTCGAGCGCACGGCCCAGCATCGATTGAACGAGAAGCGATCGCTCGCCGCGATCGGGCCGATGCGCGACGCCCCACAAGCGAGCAAGCCACTGCTGTTCCAACTGCCGATGTGGCAGCCGTTCAGGGCCCACCACCGCACCGCCGGCGTGGCACAGCGAAAGCAGATGATCGAGCGTCGCGTCCGGGTAACCCAGCCGGCCGAGAATGATGTGTGCGACCGCATGTTCCAGCGCCCGCCCCGGATCGACGCATAGTGCGCTCGCCACATGCGCGCTCCTCGCGAAGCGATTGATCGGGCCGATGACGGCGTCGACGCATTCCGATATTCGCCGATCGTGATTTGCCGCCCCTTTCGCGCATAAAACGAGCATCGCGGATTCCGCGACGATCTTGTCGCGGTAGGTTGCCTGAAAACCGGGAGTACCCGGATCGTCTCCGTGCGAGGGGCGCGCCTCTTCGATCGACGCAAGCATCTGCGTCGCAATATGAAGGGCGTTGAGGACCCGCCCGACCAGGTCGGGCGAGTCCAGTCGATCCGTCATCCGTGTGGCGCTCCTCGGCGAGGGTGACCGTCCTCTCGCATCGTTCAAGCCTTCAATTCCCGCTCGGATACGCGCTCGATGAATTGCTGTTGATAAGGTTCGGGCGGGATGCAGAAATCGATCAGCCGCCAGTTGATCACCAGCCCGATCGCGTCGCCGGTGGCGGCCGCTCGAGGGCCAAACTTGGCAATGATGGTTCCCAGCGCGTCAAAGTCGACGGCATTGCTTTCGGTAAGCGCCCTGACCACTTCCGCCTGCAGCTCGGTTCGCTTCGTCATATCACCTCCAATGGTTGCTGATGGTCGATCTCGCGGCGGCAAAAATGCCGAATCAAATGTCGCGTAGATAGGAAGTACGAGCGGTTAAGACCGTCTGCAGAGGGTGCCTCTTTCTTCCGCGATGTCGCCACCATGCAATGCATGGAAATTTCCACGGAAATATTCACTCGACCTGTTCTTATCGTTCTGGCCGACGTTTTATCGACAGAGCAGACGGAATTAAAAATAGGCGATCCATCAACGAATGCAAGCCGATTCGAACACGGCGATCGGCCTGACCGCGATCAACCATTTGGAAACGATATTTCAGTAAACCCTTGGCTAAAACACTCCGGAAATTCGCATGCGGTTATCGAGCCGATTCATGAAACGCTCCAGTCACGAAAGAACGAGCACCTTCAGCTGGCTGGGCGACGTGCCCGCGCCACTGGCATTGCCGGTATTCTGCTGCGTCGGGTCGGTCATCCGGGTGACCGGCATCCCGGACAGGATCACCTTGCCCGAGCCCTGCGGATTGCGGGACGTCCCTCCCACGGTTCCCGACGAGACGCCGCCCATCGCCCCGCCTGCATCGCCGCTCGACGACGGAACGACCGTCGCGGCATTGTGAGCGGGGCCGCCGACCAGAATCACGTTCGGAACGTTCGGCACCGCGCCGGCCCGCTGCGCCACGTTCTGATAGGGAACCGGCGCGCCCGCCGGCGGCGTCAGGTTGACGCTCATCGCCATGTTCTTGCCGTCCGCGCTCGAATTCGCAAACATGAATACGTCCTCCTAACCGAGATGAATCTGTCCGGCATCGATCTTCGACAACTGCGCGGACGTGATCAACGTGGTGTTCGCATGCAGCCGCATGGTCCCGGTCGCCGCGTGATCGACATGCGACGCGCGCAGGTGCTCGACGGTTTCCACCGTGCGGAAGCTGCTGCGGCAGGACTGGACGACGCGGTCCATCACCATCTCCAGGATCTTGCCGATCAGCCGGACCGTCCCGACCCGACCGTGGAATTCCGCGCTCGTCATCGTCGCCCGCTCGGACGACAACGACGCCTCCTGCGCCGACATCGCGAGTTGCGCCGTCTTGATCGACACGTGCTCGCCGCTTCGCAGCAGGAGCGCGTCGCGGCTCTTCACGCAGACGTCCCGCGTCGACTCGAGCACGAGGTCGCCGTCGACGACGATGTGCACGCCGTCCGCGTCCGGACGTTCGAGGATCGCGGTCACGTACGTCACATGCGCGCCTCGCTCGTCCGCTCGCGAAATCGCGACGCGATCGCCGGGCCGGGGCTCGACAAGGCAACTGAATGCGCGCCGGCAATGCAGCTTCGCGCCGTCGCATGCCGCGACGAACCTTCCGTCGGGCAGCACGTCGACGATCGTGGCTACCGTTTCCGGCATCACGGGCGAAACGCCGGCGCGCCGTTCTTCGACTGTTGAATACATCTTCCCTCCTTCGATTCAAGACGGTTCGAACCCACGCTGCCTACCGGTCGTCGCGCTCGCGGCGTTCATCCCGGTGCCGCGACCATGCCTGCGCGTCGGCCAATTCGTGATCGCGTTCGATCGCGCCGGGATGCACGCGCCACGCGATATCGGGCGAAATCGCCCCATGAAAACCGGTCCGTTCAAAGCTCGCGTCGTCGAATTCGGCCCCGGTCAGGTTCGCGTAAGAGAAATCGGCCCCCTCGAGACTCGTCCGCGAAAAGCGCGTGCCGTTGCATTGCGCGTGCTGAAGCACGGCCCGGTCCAGTTTCGAGCCGCTGAAATCGACGTGACGGATATTCGCCTGAACCCAGATGCTGTCGCGAAACGCGGCGTCGCGACAGGCCGCGCCCTGCCCGTCGGCCTCGTAGAAAATGCTGTACGGCGCGTCGACGCCGTCGAGCCGCGCCCCCGACAGCTTCGCGCCGTGGAAATTGCAGTACGCCAGATTGGCGGCGGTGAAATCCGCATCGCGCAGATCCGCGCGGACGAACTGGCAGCGATGCATCCGCTGCCCGCGCATCTTCTGGCCGACCAGACTGGATTCGGCGAAGACGGTGTCGTGGAAGGTCGCATCGGTCAGGCGCAATTGCGTCAGGTCGAGCTGGTAGAAGACCACCTTGCGCACTTCGGCCCGCGTGAAATCGGCGCCCGCGAGCCGCGTCTCGCAGAACACGGCGGCCTCGATCCGCCCGTCGTGAAACCGGCAATCGCTCAGGTCGCTCCTGATGCAGCTGAAGCCGTCCGCGTGCGCGCCGCTGAAATCCGTGCCGGCGGCCTGCGTCGCATTCATCACACAGCCGTTCAGATTGCCTTGCGCGACGCTGACGTCGTCAAGGCTGCATTGCTCGAATACGCATTTCGACAGGTCCGCCTGCGTCAGGTCGACGCGTTGAAACCGGCATCCGTTGAACACGGCGTCGACGAACCGCGCGTGTGTCATGCCGGTATTGACGAAGCTGACGCGCTCGAACACGCCTCCAGAGAAATCCAGCGCGTCATAGTGCTCCGAATCGATCACGAGATCCCGGATGACCTGCCCCTGACGGATCGCTTCATGCAGCTGTGCTGCGCTCGTTCTCATTTGCGTGGCTCCGCCATTGGGTACCGCATGGCCTTGTTGAGGTAAGCATCTTCCCAGCGCGTGTCGTCGTCGGTCAGGATCTGCGCGAGGTTCGCGCGAAACAGGTTGGCCCGGCGCAGGTCGGCGCCGTCCAGCGTCGCCCGCCGCATGAATGCGCCGATGAGGTCGGCGTCGCGAAGGTCGGCTTGCGTGAAATCGGTTCGCACGAGATTGCCTCCTTCCACCTTCGCGCCGCGCAGTTGGGCGGCGCTCAGGCATGCGTCGGTGAAGTCGCAGTTGCTGATGTGCGCGCCGCTGAAATCCGCGCCGCCGAGATGCGTTTCGCGGAAATTGACTTCATTCAGCATCGCGCACGAGAAATCGGCGCCGCCGATATCGCAGCGCTGGATGAAGCAGGCCTTGACCACGCTCGCGCGATCGAAGCGAAGCTGGCCTTTCGCCTGCGTGTCGACGATCCCGAATCCTTCGATATCGGCGGACGTAAACCGAACGTCGACGATGGAACAATTCATCAGCAGCATCTTGCGAATCGTCGCACTCGAGAAATTCACATCGTCGAAAGACTGCTCGATGAAAATCAGGTTGCGCAGCGTCGCGTGACTGAAATCGACGGCGTGGAATCGGCATTCGCTGAATCGCGTGTTGTCCAGCACGCCGCCGCTCAATCTGCAATCGTGCAACTGAACGCGCTCGACGATGCAATCGCTCAGGTTGGCCCCGGCGAAATCCGTCTGGTCGCACGCTGCGAGCGACAGGTTTGCGCCTTTCAGGTCCGCATTGCAGAACGTCGCCCGGCTCAGGTCGGCGCGTACCAGCACGGCATGATTCAACGCCGCGCTCGTCAGATCGGTGTCGCTCAGATTGGCGTTCTCCAGCATCGCGCCGGAAAGCTTCGCGCCGCGCAGGTCCATCCCGGAAAGATCGACGCCGGTGAGATCGGCGCCTTCCAGCGATTGTCCTGTAGCGATAGCCGCGGCGACGCGTTCGCGATGTGATCGCGACGCGGCCGTGCTCAACCGCTCCGGCGCTTCCTGATGATGCGCGGATTGCAGGTATAGCTTGCGCAGGCTTTCATCCGCGTCGTGTTGCATTTGCTGCATGCGCGAACGGTTGGCCGATCCGGCTCCATCATCCGGCACGGCGATGCGCTCCGGCGGACCGCGCCGCGCCGCCTTTTCGATTGCTTCGTTCGCCGAATCTTCCTCTCGCATTTTTTCCAGATGGGCGCGCTGCGCTTCAGCCTCCGCCTCCTGACGCTCGACGAACTCGATCAGTTGGTCAGGACGCGGTTCCTCGATCTGGCGGGCCTCCGGGAAAGCACTCAACTTGTCCTTCAGGATCTGCTGCCTCACGCTTTGCGACGCCGCGCCGGACATCCCCGGGAATCCGGGCGACAGATAACGCTCGGGCAGCAGATCCTGATCGCGCAGCGCATAGAGCGCGGCCTTCTCATGCCGGGTTCGCCAGTCGATTACTTGGCGATACCAGTCGGCCGGCCTCGGCTGCCCGCTCGCATCCGCGCCGAACAGCAGTGCCTCCACGTCGCTCGCGTCGAATTCCCGGACCGTCGTGACGCCGTGGTAGATCATCAGCACGCGTTCGCGGTGAGGGATGAACCATGCGGTCGTCAGGCGCAGCGGGATTTCCTCGGGCGTGTCGCTGCCCGCGCGCACGATGAACGAGCGCGCGCGCAGCGCCGGCAGGCGGCCGGTCAGCAACGCATGGTCGGGATGCAGGTGCGCCAGTTCGTAGGCCGCGCCGTCGGGCCATTCGGCCTGCTCGATCCATTGCTGATCGACCGGCGCAATGTTGAAGTAGCGCGGATCGAGCGAGCGCGGAAAGCCCGGGAAATCCTCCTCCAGCCATTGCCGGTCGGGTTCGCCGTACAGGCTCGCGCGCTGCGGCCACGCGGCGTCGACCGGGCAGAAGCCCGCCGGCGCGGGGCGCTGGTCGCGGAAGCGCATCGGGTCGTGCGGAGATTCGATGTTCGGCAGGGGATGCACGTCTTCGCCGGTCGTCGCGATGCCCCGGCCGCGCGGATTGTCGGCGTAGCCCGCGCCGCCGTAGGCGAGATCCCAGTCGAGCTTCAGGCGCTCGAACGGTTGCGGCGCGGTGATGCGCGAGCCGTCCCATTGCCGGTCGCCGGATACCCGCAGCCGCTTCTCGACGCCGTTGAGATGGACACCGACCTCGCATGCCCCACTGCCGCGCGCGTAGGCGTATTTGCCGTATGCGTAGCCGGAGACGAGAAATTCCGGATGCGCTTTCGGCAACGCCATGTCGAGCGTGTAGTCGCCCAGCTCCTCGCCGGCCAGACTCCAGAGCTCCGTGTCCATCAGCAATTGCGGAGCGTCGCCCAACGTCGCGACCATCATCGCCGCGATGCCGAGACGCTCTTCGCCGTGCATCCGGTAGAGGCGCGTCAGCGGGCTGATCCTGAGTGGTTTGATGATTTTCATTCGATATCCCGATTTTATTCAGGAGTCTCGGTCAATAAACAATTTCGATTCCTTTGATGTTGGTTATCTTGCACTTCTTCGCTGTTGATATCGCGACACCGGTATCAGCGACGCTTACACCAGTCTCCGAGATGCTTGCGCCAGTCGCCGAAATACCGCAGCCCTTCGTGTCGACACTCGTTCCCGTATGACTCGTGCTGAATCCGGTGAGACCGACAGACAAGCCGTTCAACGAAACGCTGTTCGCGTTTTTCGAGAAGCTGATTCCGTTGACTTCCGAGCGTGTGTTTCCACTCGTGATCGCCGTGTTGTTCCCAACGACTACGTTGAGGCCGTCGCCGTACCGCACGGACGTTGCGGTGCCTTGCACGGTGCTGTTGGTCGCCGCCGTCTTGCTCGCGAGTGCAGCCGCGATGCTTTGAAGCACCTGCGCAACATTCGCGGCGAGCACCTGTCCCACGCTTTGTAACTGACGCTGCTGCTTCAACGGCTGATATTGCTGCTGTCGTTGTTGCTGTTGCTGTTGCTGTTGCTGTTGGCGCTGCTGCTGTTGCTGAGCCGGCCCTTGCCCGGGAACGGCAGAAGACGGCACGCTCCCCTGCCGAAACAGCGCAATCAACCGATCCAGCGGCGACCGCGTGGACGACACCGGCGGCAACTCCAGCCCCACCAGCGTCAGATGCTTGCCCCCGA of the Burkholderia ubonensis subsp. mesacidophila genome contains:
- a CDS encoding DUF2169 family type VI secretion system accessory protein, with the translated sequence MKIIKPLRISPLTRLYRMHGEERLGIAAMMVATLGDAPQLLMDTELWSLAGEELGDYTLDMALPKAHPEFLVSGYAYGKYAYARGSGACEVGVHLNGVEKRLRVSGDRQWDGSRITAPQPFERLKLDWDLAYGGAGYADNPRGRGIATTGEDVHPLPNIESPHDPMRFRDQRPAPAGFCPVDAAWPQRASLYGEPDRQWLEEDFPGFPRSLDPRYFNIAPVDQQWIEQAEWPDGAAYELAHLHPDHALLTGRLPALRARSFIVRAGSDTPEEIPLRLTTAWFIPHRERVLMIYHGVTTVREFDASDVEALLFGADASGQPRPADWYRQVIDWRTRHEKAALYALRDQDLLPERYLSPGFPGMSGAASQSVRQQILKDKLSAFPEARQIEEPRPDQLIEFVERQEAEAEAQRAHLEKMREEDSANEAIEKAARRGPPERIAVPDDGAGSANRSRMQQMQHDADESLRKLYLQSAHHQEAPERLSTAASRSHRERVAAAIATGQSLEGADLTGVDLSGMDLRGAKLSGAMLENANLSDTDLTSAALNHAVLVRADLSRATFCNADLKGANLSLAACDQTDFAGANLSDCIVERVQLHDCRLSGGVLDNTRFSECRFHAVDFSHATLRNLIFIEQSFDDVNFSSATIRKMLLMNCSIVDVRFTSADIEGFGIVDTQAKGQLRFDRASVVKACFIQRCDIGGADFSCAMLNEVNFRETHLGGADFSGAHISNCDFTDACLSAAQLRGAKVEGGNLVRTDFTQADLRDADLIGAFMRRATLDGADLRRANLFRANLAQILTDDDTRWEDAYLNKAMRYPMAEPRK